Part of the Rhizobium sp. WYJ-E13 genome is shown below.
GAAGAGCGGCTGATGAAGGTCGTGCCGCAACACTACCTCTATCACGCCCATCACTGGCTGATCCTGCACGGCCGCTATACTTGCAAGGCCCGGCGGCCGGAATGCGAACGCTGCGTGATCGCCGATATCTGCAAATCGCCGGAAAAGAGTTGCGATATCCCGGCACCGCTGGTCGAACTACCTCCGCAGGTGATCGGCGAGGCCGTCGAGTAGGGCAACAATCGCCCTCTCGTATTCTTCACGCCTGCCGCCCGCTTCGATGGCGATTGCTGCGCGGTCGAAGCCGGCTGACAGCAGAGCCGTCAATGGCCCGAGCAGTGTGCTGGCCTGCGGCAGACAGGCTTCGAGCCCTGCCCGCAATGTCGCTTCTGTAGTCTCGACATCGATCTGCGTGGCCGCAGACGCACCAATCACCGCCGGCGCTTCGAGCAGAAGCAGCCGTGTCCGCCCTGCCACCGCCATCGCATCGAAATAGGCTGCGGCACCTGCAAGCAGTGCCGCACGCGGTTCGGTTTCCGGCTTTGCGCGCTTCTCGATCTCTTCGGCGACATCAGCAGCCTCTCTTTCGATCACCGCCCGGAAAAGTGCGTTTTTGTGTTCAAAGTGATGGTAAAGAGCCCCCCGCGTCACGCCGGCTGCCGCAACGATGTCAGGCGTCGCCGTCGCCGCATATCCCCTCTCGACGAAAAGCCGGCGCGCAGCATCCATCAGGGCCTTTCTGGTCTGTTCGGTTCTCTCACGATTGCTGCGACTCATGACCCTTCTTTACATACAATCTGTATGTATGTTAATTACAAAAACATACAGACTGCACGTAAAGATGCGAAGGAGGAAAAGCGATGAAATCGACGAGCTACTATCCTGTCATCATGACGGATGACGTTGCCGGTACGGCTGCCTTCTATTGCCGCCATTTCCGTTTCCAGCGGCTGTTCGACAGCGACTGGTACATTCATCTGCAATCGAGAGAGGATGAACATGTGACGCTCGCCGTGCTCGATGGCAGCCACGAAACCATTCCGGCTGCGGGCCGCGGCAAGGTCTCCGGGCTTCTGCTGAATTTCGAGGTAGAGGATGTGGATGCGATCTACGCTGCCTGCGCAGCGGCCGACCTGCCGATCCTGCGCGAGATTCGCGACGAGGCTTTCGGCCAACGCCATTTCATTACCGCCGACCCGAACGGCGTGTTGATCGACATCATCAAGCCGATCCCGCCGAGCGCCGAATACGCAGCGATGTATGACGCCACAGCGTTACCCGGTTAGAGCAATTCCAGCAGCAAAAGTGTTCAGTGGTTCTGCATCCGGAATGGCGTGAAAACTAGGCTCGGAAACCGGGATCGCGCGCCGAGATCAGCTTGTGTAGATGCACCATCATGCCGGCAGCAAAGAGCGGTGTGAGCAGGTTGACGATCGGGATCGCGAGGAAAAGTGCGATCACCAGACCGCCGAGAAAGACGGTCGGACCATGCTTGGCGCGAAACAACCGCGCCTCCGGTTGCGAACGGAAACGCATGGCCGCGAACTCGAAGAATTCCCGCCCGAGCAGGTAGCCGTTCACCAGGAAGAAGGCCACGAGATTGATGCCGGGAATGAAGAGCAGGAAGAGCGCGATGATATTGCCGACGATGACCACGCCGAGGAATTTGAGCGAGCTTGCCATTGCAGGACCGAGCGGCATGGCCTTGCCAGGCGCCTCCTGCGGATAATCCCGCTTTTCGATCACCTCCGCGACGTCGTCGAGAAAGAGGCCGGCTATCAGAGCGGTGACCGGCGAAAGCAGCAGCGCCAGGCCAAGCGCAAGGCCTATGCCGGCGGCGACAAGGAAAACGAAGCTGAGCCAGCCGGCCCAATCAGGCATCTCGGGAAAGAACCCCACCATCCAGGGAAAGATGAAACTGATGAACAGACCGCGCAGCGCAAACCATAAGCCGATCAGCACCAGCACCGTCAGTCCCAGAACTTTCCAGAAAGCCGACCGGGTCTCTGGCGCAAACAAATTGGCAAGTGAAAGGCGAGCGGCCTCAAGGATCATTTCTCTGGCGTCTCCGTTACGCAGCACCATGTAGGAAACCTGCGTCCTTCCGGCAAGTCAGTTGAAAATTACATGCATGAATAGAAAACTTGTCGAAAATTATGTGCTAATATATAGTTGATATGTTCGAAATACGTGTGGGCCATAAGAAGAGCTTCCGGACAATATTAAGAAACAAGGATTCGGCTCTGCATGAATCCACGGAAAGCCTCTGATGAAATGGGGGAGGCTGCGACGTGGAAGACTTTGTAGAGAAACTTAGGCAATACGCGAAGTCCGGCACGCCTGCCGAACGACGCATCGCGAAATATTTCACAGAACACTTGAACGACCTGCCGTTCGAAACCGCCGCGTCGGTTGCCGACCGGCTTGATCTTTCGCCCATGACGGTCGGCCGTTTCCTCCGTGCACTCGGCTATCAGGGCCTGGACAGTGTCAAGGTGGAGATCCGCGAAACGGCAACGACCTCTCCTGTCCAATTCCAGAGCGCGATGACGGAATTGCAGACGGATGCATCGGAGGGCAAGGCACTCGCCGTTCTCGTGGCCGAACAGATACAGGCGCTGCATCACATCTATCATCTGACTGCACAGCCGCATTGGGCCGAAGCCGTCGCGATGATCGGCGCGGCCAAAGAGGTCTTCGTGGCCACCCATGCCAGACTTGCCGGCCTCTCCAATCATTTCTGCCAGCGGCTGACCCAGGCTCGCGACGGCGTGCGTGCGATCGACGGCGCGGGAAGCCGCTTCACGGAGCTTTTCGCCCGTTCCTTCATCGACGACGCCGTGCTCGTCATCATCGATTGCCGGCGCTTCACCAGGTCGCGGTTGCTTGCGCGCACTGCCAGGCGCTACGGCTACAAGGTGATCCTGATTTCCGCTCAGCATGCGGACTGGCTGCCTGAACAGTCGAACGTCGTCTTGCCTTTGCCGCCTGCCCGCGCGCCCGACACGGATAACCTGCCGCCGCTGATCGCCTTGCTCGACTGTCTGTCCGAGGCGGTCATATTGAATGCCGGCGAGGAGGCGAGCCAGCGTCGCCGACGCATGGCGGAGTTTGCAACGATCCTCGGCGAGGCGACAAACCGCTGAACTACTCCACGGCTTCCAGCTCTGCCCGATGACGATACATGGCAAGAAAGCGGCGGTAATCGCGGTCGTAAAACGCCTGCTTGCTCCTGTCGGGAAGCCGCTCAACGCCGCCCGGGTACATGGCTTTGCCCGCCGCCGCCAAATTCCTGTGTAAGCCGCAGGCAACCGATGCAGCGATCGCGGTGCCGAGCAGCACCGCCTCATTCATGTCAGGCACGATGACCTTGCAGCCCGTCACATCCGAATAGAGTTCCATCAGCACGGGGTTCTTCACATGCCCGCCGGCCACATGCAGCGTATTCGGCACGTAGCCGTGATCTCTCATCTTTTCGAGGATGTGACGGATGCCGAGTGCAATTCCGACTGCGGTCCTCCAATAGAGCACACAGAGCCCGTCGAAGGACGTATCGAGCGTCAGACCACTGATGACACCGACAGCATGCGGATCGGCCAGCGGCGACCGATTGCCGTGAAAATCCGGAAGGACGAAGATCCGTGCACCGAGCGCGTCACCCTCCTCTGCCCTGAGTTCAGCAATGCGGGCGACGATCCTCTGATGCAGCACCGTGGTCGGCTCACCGCCGGCCGCATGCATGCGCACGATATGATCGAGCAGCGCACCGGCCGCCGATTGGCCAGCCTCGACGAGCCATGATTGCGGAAAAACCACCTCGTAGTAAGGCCCCCACATTCCCTGGCTCGGCTTTCGCTCGCGGGAAAAGGCGACAACGCAACTCGATGTCCCGGCAATCAGCGCAAGCTGATGCTCGAGTTTTGCCGGGTCGCCGGCATAGCCGCTGAGCGTGCCGAGCGCGCCGGCATAGGCATCGATCATTCCGGCCGAGACATGGCAATCGGTGGTCAGGCCCAACGCTTCGGCAGCCTCCGGCGTCAGCTTACCGATGCTCTCGCCAACTGCCACCGCCTCAGCCGGCAGATGGCCGCGCACCAGCAGATCCTCAAGACCGATCTGCTGCAGGAAATCCCGCCGCCAGCCGTTTTCCTTATGCGCCAGATAGCTCCACTTGGCTGTCAGCGTGCAGCGGGAGCGGGCAAGCGAACCGGTCGCCTTCCAGGTCAGGAAGTCGGCGAGATCGAAGAAATAGCCGGCCTTCTCCCAGGTCGCCGGCAGGTTCTTCTTCAGCCACATCAGCTTCGGCATTTCCATTTCCGGCGACATGACATTGCCGGAATGTTCCAGCACTTCGTGCTTGGTCGCCGTGCAGAAATCGGCTTCCTTGAGTGCCCGATGATCGAGCCAGACGATCGTGTCGAAACGCGTCTCGCCGCCAGTGGAAACGCTGATCTGCCTGCCCTCTGTATCACGCACCACAAGCGAACAGGTGGCGTCGAAACCGATTGCGCCAACAGCGGCCGCTTCAATGCCGGACTGGCCCATCGCGGTCCGTACCGCGCTGCAGACGGCCCCCCAGATATCCTCGGAATCATGCTCGGCATGGTTCTCGCGCGGCCGATTCATGACAACAGGATGTTCAGCCTTGGCAAGCAGGTGACCATGCGCGTCAAAGACACCGGCGCGTGCGCTACCCGTGCCGATGTCCACCGCAACCACATGATCACGCATCAATGCTGAGTCCCGTCCCGCTTTTGTTTGCGGACAAGGTGTATCAATTCCGGCATGGCGTCAAACACCACTTCCGGTGAAAGACGGTCGAGTTCTTCCCGGTATCCGGCGAAGTTGGCATGCGAGCCACCAGTGAAGGCGAAGACCGTCATACCCGCCGCTTTTGCTGCGGCAATACCGGCCGGACTGTCCTCGATGACGATGCAGTCATGCGGCTCGACTTGCATTTTTCTGGCCGCGTAGAGGAACAGATCGGGTGCCGGTTTGCCGCGCTTGACCATGCTGGCGCTGAAGATATTCGGCAGCTTCGGCAAGAGCCCGGTGACCGAAAGCGACAGCCTGATCCGCTCGACTTGGCTCGACGAAGCCACACAGCAAGGAACACCAAGCGCATCGATCGTTTCGCCAATGCCCGCCATGGGTTTCAGCTCGGTGCGGAAGCGGGCGTAGAGATTGGTGCGGATGCCTTCGAGAAACGCCTCGTTGGCATGCACATTGAACTCCGTTTCCAATATGTCGATCAGGGTTGCAAGGCTGCGACCGAGGAAACGCTCATAGGCCTCGTCCTCGGTGATCGTCACGCCGAGGTCGGCCATCGCCCTGACGAGAACGCTGATCGAAATCGGCTCACTGTCGACGAGCACACCGTCGCAATCGAAAATGACCAGCCGTGGTTCAGCATCAGACATGGAAGACCCAACCTGAGTTCAGTTCGGACGCAACCGTCCTGCTTTGTCCGCAAGCCGGGATGGCGGCAGAAACACCGCCACCGGGATTTCTTACACTGCGAGCTTGCCGTCGAGATAGAGCTGCAAGGTTTCCTTCGTGCCTTTTTCCCACAGGGTTTTGAGCGCACGGGCGAAACGCTTGCGGAAAAGC
Proteins encoded:
- a CDS encoding HAD family phosphatase; amino-acid sequence: MSDAEPRLVIFDCDGVLVDSEPISISVLVRAMADLGVTITEDEAYERFLGRSLATLIDILETEFNVHANEAFLEGIRTNLYARFRTELKPMAGIGETIDALGVPCCVASSSQVERIRLSLSVTGLLPKLPNIFSASMVKRGKPAPDLFLYAARKMQVEPHDCIVIEDSPAGIAAAKAAGMTVFAFTGGSHANFAGYREELDRLSPEVVFDAMPELIHLVRKQKRDGTQH
- a CDS encoding sulfate transporter family protein — its product is MILEAARLSLANLFAPETRSAFWKVLGLTVLVLIGLWFALRGLFISFIFPWMVGFFPEMPDWAGWLSFVFLVAAGIGLALGLALLLSPVTALIAGLFLDDVAEVIEKRDYPQEAPGKAMPLGPAMASSLKFLGVVIVGNIIALFLLFIPGINLVAFFLVNGYLLGREFFEFAAMRFRSQPEARLFRAKHGPTVFLGGLVIALFLAIPIVNLLTPLFAAGMMVHLHKLISARDPGFRA
- a CDS encoding TetR family transcriptional regulator, producing the protein MSRSNRERTEQTRKALMDAARRLFVERGYAATATPDIVAAAGVTRGALYHHFEHKNALFRAVIEREAADVAEEIEKRAKPETEPRAALLAGAAAYFDAMAVAGRTRLLLLEAPAVIGASAATQIDVETTEATLRAGLEACLPQASTLLGPLTALLSAGFDRAAIAIEAGGRREEYERAIVALLDGLADHLRR
- a CDS encoding FGGY-family carbohydrate kinase yields the protein MRDHVVAVDIGTGSARAGVFDAHGHLLAKAEHPVVMNRPRENHAEHDSEDIWGAVCSAVRTAMGQSGIEAAAVGAIGFDATCSLVVRDTEGRQISVSTGGETRFDTIVWLDHRALKEADFCTATKHEVLEHSGNVMSPEMEMPKLMWLKKNLPATWEKAGYFFDLADFLTWKATGSLARSRCTLTAKWSYLAHKENGWRRDFLQQIGLEDLLVRGHLPAEAVAVGESIGKLTPEAAEALGLTTDCHVSAGMIDAYAGALGTLSGYAGDPAKLEHQLALIAGTSSCVVAFSRERKPSQGMWGPYYEVVFPQSWLVEAGQSAAGALLDHIVRMHAAGGEPTTVLHQRIVARIAELRAEEGDALGARIFVLPDFHGNRSPLADPHAVGVISGLTLDTSFDGLCVLYWRTAVGIALGIRHILEKMRDHGYVPNTLHVAGGHVKNPVLMELYSDVTGCKVIVPDMNEAVLLGTAIAASVACGLHRNLAAAGKAMYPGGVERLPDRSKQAFYDRDYRRFLAMYRHRAELEAVE
- a CDS encoding VOC family protein — translated: MKSTSYYPVIMTDDVAGTAAFYCRHFRFQRLFDSDWYIHLQSREDEHVTLAVLDGSHETIPAAGRGKVSGLLLNFEVEDVDAIYAACAAADLPILREIRDEAFGQRHFITADPNGVLIDIIKPIPPSAEYAAMYDATALPG
- a CDS encoding MurR/RpiR family transcriptional regulator, which encodes MEDFVEKLRQYAKSGTPAERRIAKYFTEHLNDLPFETAASVADRLDLSPMTVGRFLRALGYQGLDSVKVEIRETATTSPVQFQSAMTELQTDASEGKALAVLVAEQIQALHHIYHLTAQPHWAEAVAMIGAAKEVFVATHARLAGLSNHFCQRLTQARDGVRAIDGAGSRFTELFARSFIDDAVLVIIDCRRFTRSRLLARTARRYGYKVILISAQHADWLPEQSNVVLPLPPARAPDTDNLPPLIALLDCLSEAVILNAGEEASQRRRRMAEFATILGEATNR